A segment of the Entomomonas moraniae genome:
TGTGATAAATCACCACGAGGCAGTAATTGCTTTTGCTCTTCAACTAGTCTTTTACCCAGATCGTCGGTCTCTTTTAAATAACCATTATTAGCTGAAAAACTATAGCCCCAGAGTGCACCAACACCAGCCAATGTGGCTAACGATCCGATATAAATACTCCGTTGTCTCCACGTTAAGCGTTTTCTTTCTGACTCATCCAGTGTTGCCAACTCCGACTCAGGGAAGATAACAGATGTAAATAATTGATAAAGAAAACGCGGTCTACCTTGTCGATACACAGGAAGTGCTTTGCTCGAAAGTCCCAAGTTTCTACCAATTCTAACGGTGTGTTCATCAAGATGTTCTATTGCATGAGGAGTACTCATAAAATAGAACCCTCTTAAATGACTGGCCTCTTGGTAACGATTACCAGAAGTCGCCAACTCAATAAACAAACTTAATTGTTCAGCAATTAAATTAAACTGATAAGGAAAATCTAATATTTTTCCACGGCGCTGAATATCTCGCTCTTGATGTAAATTACTGACTACTTGTTTATTTAAACGCTCTAACAGTCTTTCAAACTCATAGTTTGTCATGTCTGCGGTGATAACTTTTTGTTCTTTGGTAAAAGTTACGCCAAGAACTTGAGCACTTTCCTCTTGAGAAAGATTATCAAAGAACTCATTAAAGCCAATAATATGGTCAGCTTTACTAAATAGCATATAAACAGGGCACTCTGTACCAAGTCGTAGCTGAATATCATGTAGCCGTGCCCTTGTTTGGCGAGCAATACGCTCTAAATTAATTTCATCTCGGCTTAATAAATCATCCACTGGAACATTGACTAATACCCCATTAATCGGACGGCTTCTCTTACGACGACGCAATAAATTAAGAAGAGTTAACCAGCCTGCACTATCTACTTCTGAATTTTCTTGAGAAAAGTAACGCCCTGAGGTATCAATAACAACACCATTTTCAGCAAAATACCACTCACAATAACGAGTGCCCTCAATATTTTTGGTTAAACGTTGCTCAATTTGGTTTAAAGGAAAGTTAAGCCCTGAAAAATCTAAGATACTCGTTTTTCCACTCGACTCAGGGCCTATGAGTAAATACCATGGTAAATCCTGTTTCCAACCATGACTTCTACCTTTATAAATACTGGATTTCTTTAGTACCTGCATTGCTTTTTTATACAAAGAAGTAACTGACTTACGTTCCTCATATATTTTTTCTTCAAGAATCTGTTTTTCTTGTGCTTGATCGGACGTCAGCTTTTTCTTTTGTTTAGCCGTTTCACGCCAGTTAAGAAAAACAAGTAATAACCCCCAACATAAAATAATAATGCAAATGGTTACTAAACGAGAACTTGTAGATTCCCAAGGCTTAGAGTCAGCAAACCCGAAATATGGGAAGAGGAACCAAACCAATAACGCTAGGACTAATGCAATACACAGTGTCCATACCCATCTTTTTTTGAAAAAGATACCTAGTTTCTTAAAAAATCTTTTCATCAAAAAATCCTTTATCTCACCGTGTGTTGTTTTGAGTTTCTTGAGTTAATGTGGTTTCTAAGTTTTGGTACGGCACTAATGCATCTTGACGCTCTTGTTTTAATACAAAAGCAAAACCGCAATACATAATGACCAAGCAAATAACCGTAAAAATCACAACCATCCACCAGGGCACAAGTCTAATTAAGCCACGCCGGTGTGTCTGTAAACCTTGCCACTGTGGTGACAATGCCTTAGGAACATCACCTCGTAGTTGCTTAATTTGACGATATAAACTATCTCTAATAGCTTCTAGCTCCAGTGTGCCACGATTAACAACGCGATATTTACCCTCGAAGCCAAGTGATAAGCAAACATAAATCAATTCAATGAGTGGTAAATACTTAACAGGATTACGCGTGATTTTATCTAATAGTTGGAAAACTTTTTCCCCACCAAAAGTCTCATTATGAAATGAAGCCAGCATACTGTATTTAGACCAAGTACTTTCGACACCCCAAGAGGTACAGACCACAGCTTCATCTAAAACGGTACACATCACATAGCGAGCACTCATGACTTGGCTATTTTCAACGCCACTTTGTAAAGCAATACGCTCAAAACGTTTTATTGCATCAATATAATTATGTTGTAATGCATCCAAGTCTTCTGGTGGTGCATTATTACGCAGCCTAACAATCTCAGAAAGAATATGTGCCCCTGCAGAAATAAGAGGATTCAAACCCACTATATTTTCATCAACAGGTCTCAATCTTGCTGCAAAAACCATTTTATCATCCAATGCAGCATATTTTGGTGCATCGGGGATGTCTGTTAACAACGGCACAGAGTCTGCTTGGCTTTCATTAAAGCGGCTACTAATAACCGTTTTATCATCTCTTTCCATATTATCTTCCCGCCCTAATTACGAATAGCCCAGAATTTAAGTTCAAGATTATCAAATGCACCTGACACATGGAAAGCAAAGCCTCCCGAACTTTCTAGCTGTGCAAGATCATCTGAGCTTAACTCAAGTGCAAAATAAATTTTTCCTGAATGGAATGGTATTTGTCTTGGCGCCACAGGTAACGCTTTAATTTTAACACCGGGCAAATGAAGATTAACCAATTGCCTAATTCTTTCAACAGGCCCACACTTCAAATACGCAGGTAACTTACTTCGTAAAAACTCAGGATCACAAGAAGCACTAGCCGCTAAAATAAACTTAGAGTTACTCAACATACTATGATCATGTAAGGGTGATACTTGAATACCATAAGCACGTTGTTGTAATAACAACTCGATAGCATGCTGCTCCAATACCATAGACAATACTTGACGGAGTCTTTCCATTAACTTACGGTAGCAAAGCCCTTGATCACTATGCATATAATAGTAATCCATACTGGGGCGTTTAGCATCACTCGCATAAGTGGCCAACTGTCCGTATAAACGCACTAGCTCCTTATAGACATCCTCAGGATGTGTTTTATCCGCTCGAAGATAGTGTCTTAACAACGGTTCAACGCTATTAATTAACTGTAACATTAATAAATCGCCTACTTCTGCACTTTGTGTTTTACCGCTGGCATTAATCCTTTCTGCGAGGCGGTCACCACGATGAACAAGCATACTAATAACTTCTTTTAATGAAGACAGTAACACAGAAGAGGCATGTAAATTTAAGTACGTTGGAACATATTCACTGTCCAATGCAATTGTTTTATCAGAACTACAATCTAAAATATGGCAAATCTTTAAAAATACAAACGCACTATTATTTTCTTCATCACCCAAAATTAATCTAAAATCGGGTTGACAACTATTAATCATAATAATATTTGAATCAAGGCTATTGGCATCAGCAACTTCAATTTCACGCATGATATAGCGTGCTAATACGTCAGTTTGCGAAGCCTCTCTCACCTCAATATGATTATCTGTTGAAATAGGCAGTGCTAAATAAACGGGTTGATTATTAGTATTAGGTGGAATATCCAGTGCTAATGGCTCTAATTCCTTTCTGATTTCAAAAAAAGAACCATCAGGCAAAACGCCTTTAGCCTCATTAACAACAATTTTACCCATATTCAGATATTGAGTATCTATTTGTAAAGAAATAAAACCCCACGTATTACTGGATAGTAATTGCGTACGTATAGCTAGCTGCTGGCTATAATATCTATCATTGTGTTGGAAATGCTGCGGTCTTAGCAACATCCCCTCCTGCCAAACTACTTTTTGAGTGCTCATAACATGATATCCAATTATCTTTCGTTCATTGGCAATGTTTCATTAACCTTCAGTGCTCTAGGATCAGTATTTTTATAAATACCATCACTGGTTAAAACCACATTGACATAAAGCTTTTCTTTAGGGACTGTTTTAACAATATAGCGCCAATCAGCTGATGATAAATCACGATAAGCAGCGACAATACCTACATATTGACTAGTTTCAGCTACTCTATAACGTAGATGTATCCGTTGACGAGGTGTTAACTCCATTTCCTCTACAGCCACCAAATCTTCACCTAACACATTTTTTGCGTCATTGTACAAACTAAAGAAATCTGCATTCATAAAGTTCACTGCATTTTTTAACTCATAGATTCGAACAACAATAGGCGAAGGTCTTCCACGCAAGTCTGGGTTTAAATAATCACTACCATTAAGTCGAATATTAACCTTAGTAACATCTGAATATGGGTTCATCCAAGAACAGCCTGTTAATACTGCTATTATTAGTAATAAACCTAATAATCTTAATTTTGCCATTTATTTATTCCTTAATTATCATTTAATGAAGCTAAAAGTCTTACCTGTTCTTCATAATAAGTGGTAAAGTCTTTACTAAATAGTCGATCACTCCACTCCACATCTTGTTGTAATAAGTTATGATAGCGACAGTAAGTACGCCATTTCCAAGCACTTCCTTTAAGCATCCCACTCTCACCACGTTGCTCAAAAGCAAGAACCAACTGTTCAGGAGAGAATTGATGTATGACACCTCTTACAGCACCTCGACAAGCGGCTAGTAGTGCCACTTGGTGCGCTTGTAGATCTCTAAACGCACGATTAATTGCCTGCTCAGGCGTTAACTGACTTGGATTATGCTTCGTTAACAAATCATTAATAGCGCTTTCTGCATCTGCCGTATAACGTAACGGATTATTTCCCGTAGCTTGTACAGTGGTAATTGGTAGCCTTAGCTCATTCTTTAGCTCTGAACGTGTTCTTAAACTTTGCTGAACACCAATAATACATTGCTTAAATAGACGTGCGGTGTGAATAGCTAACTTTTCTTTTTCAGCATCATCAAACTTAGAGATATCAATACCTAGCTCAGCAGAAAACTTATTCCAAAAATCACTTGATAAATTAGCAGCAGGTTTTACAGGCATTTCTACAACTGGAGGAGGTGTTGGCTGTTTAACTTCTGGAATAACATCTTCCACAAGCTGTGGAATTTCTAAACTCTCAATATCAACACGTGCATAATCTCTGCGTTGCTCTTCACGTTGATCATTACCTTTCATAAAATCAGCTAACTCATCCATGTCAACATACTGAAAGGGCTCTTGTTCGATTGCTTTAATCGGATCTAAATCCAAAAACGCATCATCTGGAATAACAGACCCTGCATCAACAGGTTTGCCTACAACATTTTCAAAAACTTCAGGATCATAAACCAGACGTGCCCGAATATCAAAATCACCCAAACAGAATACAGCACCATGCTCAACTAAAAAGGGCTCTCCTGCTGGTAGCTTTGAACCTGTATTTTTTAAAACAGTGCCATTACTGCTCACATCAGTAATATAAAACTGATTATTTTTGGTACTGATCATGGCATGATGTCCTGACACATGACGCTTAGGGTCAGGGATAATCCAATCACAATCAGGCGCACGCCCTATAATACCACCAGCACTTTTAAAATCCTTGCTTTTTGTAATATTGTCAGCATATTGCTGATCACTAATAATCTCTAAAATAAGTTCCACAATAATTACCTTTATTTAACCTTGTTATCAATCACTAGTGGTGGCTGACCAATTTGTCTATATCTATCATCACTTGATTTATAATTACCAGAACAAGCACTTAAAAAAACACTTAATAACAATAATAAAATACCTTTTTTAACAGTAACCATTGCTCCCCCTTCCCTCTTACTAATTTGAAAACTCTTCTTTTGATATATTTAAACGCTGTATTTTATATACCAATGTTCGTCTTGAAATACCTAACTGTTTTGCTGTTTTTGTTTGATTGCCTTGATGATCACGTAAACTTTTTACAAGATGCTCACGCTCATAGTCTGCAACACTATCTTTAAGGCTATTGTCTTTAGTCGTTAATTGTCTATCAGGGCTAACATGTAGGTGTTGCGCTTCTAACTGTTCATCATCCGCGAGTAAAATAGCACGCTCCAAAAGCCCTTTTAACTCTCTGATATTACCAGGAAATGAATAACTTAATAGTTTATCCATAAAGCATTGACTTATTATACTTTTTTTCCGGCCTAAAAACTGACACGTATTATCAATAAAGAAATCAACCAATGCCAAAATATCATCACCACGATCCCGTAGTGGTGGTAATTCGATGGGGAACTTGGCCAAACGATAATAAAGGTCTTCTCTAAAATTCCCTTTTTTTATTTCATCCAATAAATTACGGTGCGTTGCAGCAATAACCCTTACATCTATTTTAAAGGTTTTGTTACTACCCAGTGGCCGTACTTCTCCTTCTTGCAAAACACGCAGTAACTTTGCTTGCAACACAATAGGCATATCACCAATTTCATCCAAAAACAGCGTCCCACCATCGGCCTCTCTAAGCAAACCTAAATGGTCTTTATCTGCCCCTGTAAACGCCCCCTTACTATAACCAAACAACTCACTCTCTAGTAATGTTTCAGGCATAGAAGCGCAGTTTTGTACAACAAATGCTTTGTTTTTTCTTATGCTGTAATGATGGATTGCTTTAGCAACTAGCTCTTTACCTGTTCCTGTCTCACCAGTTACAAGAACAGTGAATGGCGTATGTAGTACTTTGCTCATTAATGAATACACTGACTTCATTGCTGGGCTGCTACCTATTAAGCCATAATGCTCTTTTGTAACAACACTTTCCTTATCCCTTTTTATCGGTGCTGTATCCTTTACTTGTAAAGCGATCAATCGTGTATATTGAATAAATGTTAATCGATAAAAATCTTGCAATAATGCTGTTTTATTATCCCAGTCCATTGCTTCAAAACTAGCACAAACAAGTAAACCATCAATTTGTTGCCTATTTAATAACGGTAAGACTAATAAACTACGCCAGCTTTTGTTCTCTTGCGGTAGAAAATTAATCTCTAATGAAAAACTACTCACATCATTCGTGATAATAGGTTTATTTTGAGTCAAACAGTACTGTAATAAGGCGTCATGGTAATAATCATACGAAATATCTTGCGTCAAACACGTATGTTCATCCTTACATTGTCCATAGAGATTTAATCGTGTTTTATCTTGATCCAACAAATATAACTGTACTAACGATGCCGATGTAGCACAAGCAGCCGCAGACAATGCACAGACTACGAGAGAATGTACATTGCTCGCCTCAATAAGAGACGCATAATATTTAGCAGCTAACTTATCCATCACAATTAATAAAACTCACAAGTTACAGTATTTTCAGCATCAACTACGATATTAACGCGCTTTAACTCCTCTTTTTTCGCCATCGCTTCTAATAAACGATCGGTAATATGAGGAATAATATACTGGTCTAATAATGCATCAATTAAACGAGCACCACTTTCACTGTGTGTACAACGCTCGGCTAAAACGCCAATTAACGCAGGATCATACGTTAACTCTAATTTACGTTGCTGCATACGGTTTGCTAAACGTCCTAGTTTGATCTCAATAAGTTCGTTTAATACCTCTCCATCAACAGGATAGTAAGGCACAACCTTCATACGACCTAAGAGTGCTGGTTTAAAATGCTTACTTAACGCAGGTCTAATCGCTTCTTCTAATGTTTCTGGCGCAGGTCTTGCTCCATCCTTACACAATGTTGAAATAATATCACTGGCTAAATTAGAGGTCATAATGATCAAAGTGTTTCTAAAGTTAATCTCTCTACCTTCACCATCATTAGCAATCCCTTTATCAAAAACTTGATAGAACAAGTTCATCACATCAGGATCGGCCTTTTCCACTTCATCCAATAAAATAACTGAGTAAGGTTTTTGACGAACAGCCTCCGTCAACATACCACCCTCACCATAACCTACATAGCCTGGAGGAGAACCAATTAAACGAGAGACCGTATGTTTTTCCTGAAACTCTGACATGTTAATCACAGTTAAGAAACGATCACCGCCATATAGCAAGTCAGATAACGCTAATGCTGTTTCTGTTTTACCAACACCGCTTGGCCCTACAAATAAGAACACACCAACAGGCATTTCTGGGCGGTTTAAGCCTGCCGCAGAAGTACGAATCGCTTTATCTAACGCTACAATAGCTTGCTCTTGCCCCCTCACTCTCTCACGAAGCTCTGTAGCAAAACTCATCACTTTAATGTTGTGTTCTTTCGCTAACTGCTCTACAGGAATACCCGTCCATCCGCTAATGACTTCTGCAATAAGTCTCGGGCACACTTCAAAACTGACCAGGCGTTCACTTTCTTGAGCCTCTTCCAGTAATACGTGTATTCTATTTAATTCTTTCTGTACTTGTGCTAGCTGCTCAGTTACTTGTTCAGGCGTTACTTGTATGGTGAGCGCCTCAATAGACTCCTCAACAAATTCTCCAGCCTCTGTTATCTCTTCAACAACAGTCTCAACAACTTCCGTAACGATTGCATCATCTGTTGTTTGTAATGATTCTTGCTCTAAGTCTTGCTTCACTTTTTGTAACTGACTGTATTGCTTTCTTAAACCAATCAACTGCTCTGCAAGATCTTTTTGATACTCCCAACGCTCAATAAACTGCTCTAACTCTAGCCTTGTGTCCGCTAATGTTGTCTCTAAGGTTGCTAATAGCTCTTCATCTATTTTTAAACCAGCCAAACTATCGCGCTTTAATGCTTGATATTGTCTTTCATCAACAGCAATCTTCGTACGTAGTTGCTCAACCTTTGCAGGTGCTGAAGCAAGACTAATTTTCACACGTGCACTCGCTGTATCTAGCACGTCAACTGCCTTATCGGGTAATTGACGACCTGCCAAATATCGAGCAGAAAGTTCAGCCGCTGCAACAACAGCATCATCTCTTAAATAAATACCGTGGCTACGCTCATAAACATGTGCTAAGCCGCGCAATATAGTAACAGCTTCATCAATGGTGGGTTCATGGAGTTGTACCGCCTGAAAACGGCGAGCCAATGCAGCGTCTTTTTCAAAATATTTTTTATATTCAGACCAAGTAGTTGCCGCAATTGTACAAAGCTCTCCTCGCGCAAGTGCAGGCTTTAGAAGATTTGCAGCATCTGAACCACCCGCATCACCACCAGAACCAATCATCATGTGGGCTTCATCAATAAATAATATGATGGGTTTAGGAGAAGCTTTTACCTCATCAATCAGACCTTTCAAACGACGCTCAAACTCGCCTTTCATACTGGCGCCAGCTTGTAAAAGCCCCATGTCTAATGACAGTAACTCCATGCCTTTTAAGATTTCAGGTACATCACCTTCGGCTATACGAATAGCCAAACCTTCAACAACCGCTGTTTTACCAACACCCGCTTCCCCCACAATGATCGGGTTATTTTTACGGCGACGCGCCAAAATATCAATCATTTGGCGAATGGCATCATCACGGCAAAGCACTGGGTCTAATTTATTTTCTCGTGCTTGTTGTGTGAAATTATGGGTAAACTTCTTAATAAAAGACTCCACACCTTCACGGATAACATTCGCAGAGCCTGTCTGCTCAACTTGGTCCGCTAAGACGTAATCACGTAAACGTGCTTCATCAATTTGTGACAATAATTTATAGTATTTTGTACCTACATAACGAAGATTATTACGCAATAAGGCTAAAATTAAAGCGGCTTGATCAATGTAGTTTCGTTCTAACTCTAAATTTGCAAGCAATAATGCATCTTGCATCCATTGCACCAACTCCACAGAGAAAACAGGATTTTGTGTTTCATGTGACTCAGCACGAAGCTGTAGTACTGATAACAACTCGCCCAACTCTATCCCTGCATCTTGTACAGCTTTATTGATTAGACTATCTGGCGTACCCAACATACTCAGTAGCATATCTTCAATTAAAACTTTATTGCCGCCTCTAACAACACAAGCTTCTGCTGCTTTTTCAAGATCTTTGCGTGTCTGGGTATCTAACGCCTGAATTAATTGTTGCAAATCTATATTAATCATCAATAATCCTTTCTACATTTGATTTTTTAGTAAAATTTCGCCGTCGGCTCTTTCTTTACCAAGCCAACTTGTCCAACCAAGCAGACATTCACTGTTATTGCCTATTCTTAAATCTCGAATTTCGTTCTTTAATAATTGTAATTTAATATCGTATTCCAACGGATCCCTTAAGATAAAACCAACCAGTGTATTAAGCTGATCATATTCTTTATAAATCGGTAAAAATTGATGAAACTGATCCCACGTTAACTTCAAAATATGTATTCTAAATTTACCACTTCGGTCTCTTACCTCGGTACCAATTACAAGTGTATCCCCCATGATACTATTGGCTTGCCCTAAGCGGTTAAGTTGATCTTCTGCAATTTTCACTCTACGCTCAACGCACTGCTCTACAAAAATATCTTTATGCTTGAAGTAGTAACGCAACACCGCCTCAACTAACACCGCTGAGTGAGCACGTAAACTAATCATGCCTAAATAAGGCAATAATCGCTTCCAGTTAAGATTATTTGACTTTCTTAATGCTTCGGGGCCCAAGCCAATCAGCGAAAATAACTTTGCTGAAAAACTGTCTAAAGCTCCATCTTTATAAAACGCGTAATAGCGATATTTTTTCCAAATAGGTAACAATAACCGTTGAAGACGATCATTAAAATAGTTTAGAAAGTCTCTTGTAGTATTATCATCTTCGGTACTATCACCTAATGCCTGCTCACTATAAAAAATTGGCATTGGAGAATTTGCACCAATCAGCCCCAAAGGATTAATACACATTCTTACTCGAACTTGCTGATCCTCAATAAAAAACTCCACATACTCAATATCACAGGTTGGGAATCCTAAACTTGGGTTAGCAACAAACTCAATACGTTCATAAATTTCATCATCGGTCAGCGCTTCATCCGTAATACTACGAAGATAATCGACTGTTAATAAAACACCCTGAAATAATGAATACTTACGAATATTCTTCTCATTCCATAAAGGTAAAGCAGGTAGCGTCTCTTTTGCATCTCCCCGATAACGAATATTTTTAGCCGACATTATTTCCCCCAACTCATAATAATGCCTGTTGCCCTATACGTAATGGCCACCGATATGTTTGATTGTGTGTACTGTGCACGACGAGCTCATGGAATGAATTCAAGCTCACATATAGAATAAAAAATTCATTTAATACAGAGGCAAATAAAAACAAATCGCCATCTCCAATATACCCTTCTGGGTCAATCGTCAGTTCTGTTCTGATCCCCCTAAAAGGTAACCCCTTATGTAGTCGGTCCACAGGCTTATATTTAATGTCTTTTAGCCCTGCTAATAATCTACGACTAATTCGCTCATGTTGTTGGTCATAATAGCGAGGGAAATCATACGTTTCTAATACTACTTTTAACGGCTCTATATCAGCAAGGGATAAGTAGTTAAGTGACATGTTGCTAATGATGCGCCATAAAAAGCCTGTTTCTATAGGAGGCGCATAACTTGTTGTAGGTGGAACAATATTTTTAAACACTAAGTTATCTGGAATTGTTTCAGAAGCAACACAGATATCTCCCACACGTAATTGTGTAGGTAGGTTTTGATTAGTACATGTTAAATCAATAGATAAAGTATCCCCTGTAAAGAGTGTACTATCTTTGCTCGCAAACCGTAGGTATGTATCCAAACCATCATGCGTTAGAGACTTTTCTTTTCTAACAAAATAAAACGGTCTTACTTCATCAACATCGAAACTGGCATCATGCTCAAAAGATTCAAAA
Coding sequences within it:
- the tssG gene encoding type VI secretion system baseplate subunit TssG, whose translation is MSAKNIRYRGDAKETLPALPLWNEKNIRKYSLFQGVLLTVDYLRSITDEALTDDEIYERIEFVANPSLGFPTCDIEYVEFFIEDQQVRVRMCINPLGLIGANSPMPIFYSEQALGDSTEDDNTTRDFLNYFNDRLQRLLLPIWKKYRYYAFYKDGALDSFSAKLFSLIGLGPEALRKSNNLNWKRLLPYLGMISLRAHSAVLVEAVLRYYFKHKDIFVEQCVERRVKIAEDQLNRLGQANSIMGDTLVIGTEVRDRSGKFRIHILKLTWDQFHQFLPIYKEYDQLNTLVGFILRDPLEYDIKLQLLKNEIRDLRIGNNSECLLGWTSWLGKERADGEILLKNQM
- a CDS encoding sigma-54 interaction domain-containing protein yields the protein MDKLAAKYYASLIEASNVHSLVVCALSAAACATSASLVQLYLLDQDKTRLNLYGQCKDEHTCLTQDISYDYYHDALLQYCLTQNKPIITNDVSSFSLEINFLPQENKSWRSLLVLPLLNRQQIDGLLVCASFEAMDWDNKTALLQDFYRLTFIQYTRLIALQVKDTAPIKRDKESVVTKEHYGLIGSSPAMKSVYSLMSKVLHTPFTVLVTGETGTGKELVAKAIHHYSIRKNKAFVVQNCASMPETLLESELFGYSKGAFTGADKDHLGLLREADGGTLFLDEIGDMPIVLQAKLLRVLQEGEVRPLGSNKTFKIDVRVIAATHRNLLDEIKKGNFREDLYYRLAKFPIELPPLRDRGDDILALVDFFIDNTCQFLGRKKSIISQCFMDKLLSYSFPGNIRELKGLLERAILLADDEQLEAQHLHVSPDRQLTTKDNSLKDSVADYEREHLVKSLRDHQGNQTKTAKQLGISRRTLVYKIQRLNISKEEFSN
- the icmH gene encoding type IVB secretion system protein IcmH/DotU — encoded protein: MERDDKTVISSRFNESQADSVPLLTDIPDAPKYAALDDKMVFAARLRPVDENIVGLNPLISAGAHILSEIVRLRNNAPPEDLDALQHNYIDAIKRFERIALQSGVENSQVMSARYVMCTVLDEAVVCTSWGVESTWSKYSMLASFHNETFGGEKVFQLLDKITRNPVKYLPLIELIYVCLSLGFEGKYRVVNRGTLELEAIRDSLYRQIKQLRGDVPKALSPQWQGLQTHRRGLIRLVPWWMVVIFTVICLVIMYCGFAFVLKQERQDALVPYQNLETTLTQETQNNTR
- the tagH gene encoding type VI secretion system-associated FHA domain protein TagH translates to MELILEIISDQQYADNITKSKDFKSAGGIIGRAPDCDWIIPDPKRHVSGHHAMISTKNNQFYITDVSSNGTVLKNTGSKLPAGEPFLVEHGAVFCLGDFDIRARLVYDPEVFENVVGKPVDAGSVIPDDAFLDLDPIKAIEQEPFQYVDMDELADFMKGNDQREEQRRDYARVDIESLEIPQLVEDVIPEVKQPTPPPVVEMPVKPAANLSSDFWNKFSAELGIDISKFDDAEKEKLAIHTARLFKQCIIGVQQSLRTRSELKNELRLPITTVQATGNNPLRYTADAESAINDLLTKHNPSQLTPEQAINRAFRDLQAHQVALLAACRGAVRGVIHQFSPEQLVLAFEQRGESGMLKGSAWKWRTYCRYHNLLQQDVEWSDRLFSKDFTTYYEEQVRLLASLNDN
- a CDS encoding type VI secretion protein, whose protein sequence is MVTVKKGILLLLLSVFLSACSGNYKSSDDRYRQIGQPPLVIDNKVK
- the tssH gene encoding type VI secretion system ATPase TssH, producing the protein MINIDLQQLIQALDTQTRKDLEKAAEACVVRGGNKVLIEDMLLSMLGTPDSLINKAVQDAGIELGELLSVLQLRAESHETQNPVFSVELVQWMQDALLLANLELERNYIDQAALILALLRNNLRYVGTKYYKLLSQIDEARLRDYVLADQVEQTGSANVIREGVESFIKKFTHNFTQQARENKLDPVLCRDDAIRQMIDILARRRKNNPIIVGEAGVGKTAVVEGLAIRIAEGDVPEILKGMELLSLDMGLLQAGASMKGEFERRLKGLIDEVKASPKPIILFIDEAHMMIGSGGDAGGSDAANLLKPALARGELCTIAATTWSEYKKYFEKDAALARRFQAVQLHEPTIDEAVTILRGLAHVYERSHGIYLRDDAVVAAAELSARYLAGRQLPDKAVDVLDTASARVKISLASAPAKVEQLRTKIAVDERQYQALKRDSLAGLKIDEELLATLETTLADTRLELEQFIERWEYQKDLAEQLIGLRKQYSQLQKVKQDLEQESLQTTDDAIVTEVVETVVEEITEAGEFVEESIEALTIQVTPEQVTEQLAQVQKELNRIHVLLEEAQESERLVSFEVCPRLIAEVISGWTGIPVEQLAKEHNIKVMSFATELRERVRGQEQAIVALDKAIRTSAAGLNRPEMPVGVFLFVGPSGVGKTETALALSDLLYGGDRFLTVINMSEFQEKHTVSRLIGSPPGYVGYGEGGMLTEAVRQKPYSVILLDEVEKADPDVMNLFYQVFDKGIANDGEGREINFRNTLIIMTSNLASDIISTLCKDGARPAPETLEEAIRPALSKHFKPALLGRMKVVPYYPVDGEVLNELIEIKLGRLANRMQQRKLELTYDPALIGVLAERCTHSESGARLIDALLDQYIIPHITDRLLEAMAKKEELKRVNIVVDAENTVTCEFY
- the tssJ gene encoding type VI secretion system lipoprotein TssJ, whose protein sequence is MAKLRLLGLLLIIAVLTGCSWMNPYSDVTKVNIRLNGSDYLNPDLRGRPSPIVVRIYELKNAVNFMNADFFSLYNDAKNVLGEDLVAVEEMELTPRQRIHLRYRVAETSQYVGIVAAYRDLSSADWRYIVKTVPKEKLYVNVVLTSDGIYKNTDPRALKVNETLPMNER
- the tssK gene encoding type VI secretion system baseplate subunit TssK; amino-acid sequence: MSTQKVVWQEGMLLRPQHFQHNDRYYSQQLAIRTQLLSSNTWGFISLQIDTQYLNMGKIVVNEAKGVLPDGSFFEIRKELEPLALDIPPNTNNQPVYLALPISTDNHIEVREASQTDVLARYIMREIEVADANSLDSNIIMINSCQPDFRLILGDEENNSAFVFLKICHILDCSSDKTIALDSEYVPTYLNLHASSVLLSSLKEVISMLVHRGDRLAERINASGKTQSAEVGDLLMLQLINSVEPLLRHYLRADKTHPEDVYKELVRLYGQLATYASDAKRPSMDYYYMHSDQGLCYRKLMERLRQVLSMVLEQHAIELLLQQRAYGIQVSPLHDHSMLSNSKFILAASASCDPEFLRSKLPAYLKCGPVERIRQLVNLHLPGVKIKALPVAPRQIPFHSGKIYFALELSSDDLAQLESSGGFAFHVSGAFDNLELKFWAIRN